The Anas acuta chromosome 7, bAnaAcu1.1, whole genome shotgun sequence genome has a window encoding:
- the LOC137859215 gene encoding zona pellucida sperm-binding protein 4-like isoform X4, with the protein MGVVGQARPVCGALFFWGLLGPFALVVGSQGSFLDEPGLLACGQDSLQLTLPVGWEGNVSFVLTAWDTEGKAHALHNDSGCGLWVLGAPDGSRKVSVSYTSCYVFEWDGNYLMIVGLEGTDATGQRVLQEEKLLRCPVDLPALDAPSSSVCSAVRSQDRLPCASSPVSQGDCEARGCCYNPRDRVKTCYYGNTVTAHCTPDGQFSIAVSRDVTLPPVILDSVHLASGPSAGCTPVVENSAFVVYQFPLSACGTTFQVTGDHAVYENELVASRDVRTGSLGSVTRDSTFSWL; encoded by the exons atgGGTGTTGTAGGGCAGGCTAGGCCTGTGTGTGGAGCTCTGTTCTTCTGGGGGTTGCTTGGTCCCTTTGCTTTGGTTGTGGGGTCTCAGGGTAGCTTTCTTGATGAACCTGGCCTGCTGGCTTGTGGTCAAGATAGCTTGCAGCTCACCTTACCCGTGGGCTGGGAAGGGAATGTTTCCTTTGTGCTGACTGCTTGGG ACACTGAGGGGAAGGCACATGCCCTGCACAATGACTCTGGCTGTGGGCTCTGGGTTTTGGgggctccagatggctccaggAAAGTGTCAGTCTCCTACACCAGCTGCTATGTCTTTGAATGG GATGGCAACTACCTCATGATTGTGGGGCTTGAAGGCACAGATGCAACTGGGCAAAGGGTTCTTCAGGAAGAGAAGCTGCTCAGGTGCCCTGTGGACCTTCCTG CCCTGGATGCCCCAAGCAGCAGTGTCTGCTCTGCTGTCCGCAGCCAGGACCGGCTGCCCTGTGCCTCCTCCCCTGTCAGCCAGGGAGACTGTGAAGCACGGGGCTGTTGTTACAACCCCAGGGACAGGGTGAAGACTTGCTACTATGGCAACACGG TGACAGCTCACTGCACACCAGATGGCCAGTTTTCCATTGCTGTCTCTCGGGATGTGACCCTGCCACCTGTTATCCTGGACTCTGTGCATCTGGCCAGTGGGCCCAGTGCTGGCTGCACCCCTGTAGTGGAGAACAGTGCCTTTGTTGTGTACCAGTTCCCACTTTCTGCCTGTGGCACTACTTTTCAG GTCACTGGAGACCACGCTGTGTATGAGAATGAGTTGGTGGCATCCAGGGATGTGAGGACTGGGAGCCTTGGCTCTGTCACTAGGGACAGCACTTTCAG ctggTTGTGA
- the LOC137859215 gene encoding zona pellucida sperm-binding protein 4-like isoform X3 has protein sequence MGVVGQARPVCGALFFWGLLGPFALVVGSQGSFLDEPGLLACGQDSLQLTLPVGWEGNVSFVLTAWDTEGKAHALHNDSGCGLWVLGAPDGSRKVSVSYTSCYVFEWDGNYLMIVGLEGTDATGQRVLQEEKLLRCPVDLPALDAPSSSVCSAVRSQDRLPCASSPVSQGDCEARGCCYNPRDRVKTCYYGNTVTAHCTPDGQFSIAVSRDVTLPPVILDSVHLASGPSAGCTPVVENSAFVVYQFPLSACGTTFQVTGDHAVYENELVASRDVRTGSLGSVTRDSTFSCLWGLHHQAQRDHY, from the exons atgGGTGTTGTAGGGCAGGCTAGGCCTGTGTGTGGAGCTCTGTTCTTCTGGGGGTTGCTTGGTCCCTTTGCTTTGGTTGTGGGGTCTCAGGGTAGCTTTCTTGATGAACCTGGCCTGCTGGCTTGTGGTCAAGATAGCTTGCAGCTCACCTTACCCGTGGGCTGGGAAGGGAATGTTTCCTTTGTGCTGACTGCTTGGG ACACTGAGGGGAAGGCACATGCCCTGCACAATGACTCTGGCTGTGGGCTCTGGGTTTTGGgggctccagatggctccaggAAAGTGTCAGTCTCCTACACCAGCTGCTATGTCTTTGAATGG GATGGCAACTACCTCATGATTGTGGGGCTTGAAGGCACAGATGCAACTGGGCAAAGGGTTCTTCAGGAAGAGAAGCTGCTCAGGTGCCCTGTGGACCTTCCTG CCCTGGATGCCCCAAGCAGCAGTGTCTGCTCTGCTGTCCGCAGCCAGGACCGGCTGCCCTGTGCCTCCTCCCCTGTCAGCCAGGGAGACTGTGAAGCACGGGGCTGTTGTTACAACCCCAGGGACAGGGTGAAGACTTGCTACTATGGCAACACGG TGACAGCTCACTGCACACCAGATGGCCAGTTTTCCATTGCTGTCTCTCGGGATGTGACCCTGCCACCTGTTATCCTGGACTCTGTGCATCTGGCCAGTGGGCCCAGTGCTGGCTGCACCCCTGTAGTGGAGAACAGTGCCTTTGTTGTGTACCAGTTCCCACTTTCTGCCTGTGGCACTACTTTTCAG GTCACTGGAGACCACGCTGTGTATGAGAATGAGTTGGTGGCATCCAGGGATGTGAGGACTGGGAGCCTTGGCTCTGTCACTAGGGACAGCACTTTCAG CTGCCTGTGGGGGCTTCATCACCAAGCTCAACGGGACCATTACTAG
- the LOC137859215 gene encoding zona pellucida sperm-binding protein 4-like isoform X1: protein MGVVGQARPVCGALFFWGLLGPFALVVGSQGSFLDEPGLLACGQDSLQLTLPVGWEGNVSFVLTAWDTEGKAHALHNDSGCGLWVLGAPDGSRKVSVSYTSCYVFEWDGNYLMIVGLEGTDATGQRVLQEEKLLRCPVDLPALDAPSSSVCSAVRSQDRLPCASSPVSQGDCEARGCCYNPRDRVKTCYYGNTVTAHCTPDGQFSIAVSRDVTLPPVILDSVHLASGPSAGCTPVVENSAFVVYQFPLSACGTTFQVTGDHAVYENELVASRDVRTGSLGSVTRDSTFRLGFEMCHQLGSDSFPS from the exons atgGGTGTTGTAGGGCAGGCTAGGCCTGTGTGTGGAGCTCTGTTCTTCTGGGGGTTGCTTGGTCCCTTTGCTTTGGTTGTGGGGTCTCAGGGTAGCTTTCTTGATGAACCTGGCCTGCTGGCTTGTGGTCAAGATAGCTTGCAGCTCACCTTACCCGTGGGCTGGGAAGGGAATGTTTCCTTTGTGCTGACTGCTTGGG ACACTGAGGGGAAGGCACATGCCCTGCACAATGACTCTGGCTGTGGGCTCTGGGTTTTGGgggctccagatggctccaggAAAGTGTCAGTCTCCTACACCAGCTGCTATGTCTTTGAATGG GATGGCAACTACCTCATGATTGTGGGGCTTGAAGGCACAGATGCAACTGGGCAAAGGGTTCTTCAGGAAGAGAAGCTGCTCAGGTGCCCTGTGGACCTTCCTG CCCTGGATGCCCCAAGCAGCAGTGTCTGCTCTGCTGTCCGCAGCCAGGACCGGCTGCCCTGTGCCTCCTCCCCTGTCAGCCAGGGAGACTGTGAAGCACGGGGCTGTTGTTACAACCCCAGGGACAGGGTGAAGACTTGCTACTATGGCAACACGG TGACAGCTCACTGCACACCAGATGGCCAGTTTTCCATTGCTGTCTCTCGGGATGTGACCCTGCCACCTGTTATCCTGGACTCTGTGCATCTGGCCAGTGGGCCCAGTGCTGGCTGCACCCCTGTAGTGGAGAACAGTGCCTTTGTTGTGTACCAGTTCCCACTTTCTGCCTGTGGCACTACTTTTCAG GTCACTGGAGACCACGCTGTGTATGAGAATGAGTTGGTGGCATCCAGGGATGTGAGGACTGGGAGCCTTGGCTCTGTCACTAGGGACAGCACTTTCAG GCTGGGATTTGAAATGTGCCACCAGTTGGGGTCTGACTCATTTCCCAGCTAA
- the LOC137859215 gene encoding zona pellucida sperm-binding protein 4-like isoform X2: MGVVGQARPVCGALFFWGLLGPFALVVGSQGSFLDEPGLLACGQDSLQLTLPVGWEGNVSFVLTAWDTEGKAHALHNDSGCGLWVLGAPDGSRKVSVSYTSCYVFEWDGNYLMIVGLEGTDATGQRVLQEEKLLRCPVDLPALDAPSSSVCSAVRSQDRLPCASSPVSQGDCEARGCCYNPRDRVKTCYYGNTVTAHCTPDGQFSIAVSRDVTLPPVILDSVHLASGPSAGCTPVVENSAFVVYQFPLSACGTTFQVTGDHAVYENELVASRDVRTGSLGSVTRDSTFRFYDTLDFILLFALSSP; this comes from the exons atgGGTGTTGTAGGGCAGGCTAGGCCTGTGTGTGGAGCTCTGTTCTTCTGGGGGTTGCTTGGTCCCTTTGCTTTGGTTGTGGGGTCTCAGGGTAGCTTTCTTGATGAACCTGGCCTGCTGGCTTGTGGTCAAGATAGCTTGCAGCTCACCTTACCCGTGGGCTGGGAAGGGAATGTTTCCTTTGTGCTGACTGCTTGGG ACACTGAGGGGAAGGCACATGCCCTGCACAATGACTCTGGCTGTGGGCTCTGGGTTTTGGgggctccagatggctccaggAAAGTGTCAGTCTCCTACACCAGCTGCTATGTCTTTGAATGG GATGGCAACTACCTCATGATTGTGGGGCTTGAAGGCACAGATGCAACTGGGCAAAGGGTTCTTCAGGAAGAGAAGCTGCTCAGGTGCCCTGTGGACCTTCCTG CCCTGGATGCCCCAAGCAGCAGTGTCTGCTCTGCTGTCCGCAGCCAGGACCGGCTGCCCTGTGCCTCCTCCCCTGTCAGCCAGGGAGACTGTGAAGCACGGGGCTGTTGTTACAACCCCAGGGACAGGGTGAAGACTTGCTACTATGGCAACACGG TGACAGCTCACTGCACACCAGATGGCCAGTTTTCCATTGCTGTCTCTCGGGATGTGACCCTGCCACCTGTTATCCTGGACTCTGTGCATCTGGCCAGTGGGCCCAGTGCTGGCTGCACCCCTGTAGTGGAGAACAGTGCCTTTGTTGTGTACCAGTTCCCACTTTCTGCCTGTGGCACTACTTTTCAG GTCACTGGAGACCACGCTGTGTATGAGAATGAGTTGGTGGCATCCAGGGATGTGAGGACTGGGAGCCTTGGCTCTGTCACTAGGGACAGCACTTTCAG gtTCTACGACACTCTTGATTTCATATTACTCTTTGCTCTATCAAGTCCATAA